In Topomyia yanbarensis strain Yona2022 chromosome 2, ASM3024719v1, whole genome shotgun sequence, one DNA window encodes the following:
- the LOC131681382 gene encoding nidogen, with amino-acid sequence MKPFLVMSFAFLACLGLAEGISSRDLYSYINEPSEVLPRGDEEFVEVKLSTPVHFYSEKYDHVYINTNGILTFGSEFQNFLNLPFPIEYPAIAPFYANVDTTLPNDTAAIVYFQTQDSELLDHASDLVRNSYSEAVDFVASRLFVATWEHVGHFNMKNDITNSFQVALILGEEETYVQFLYPENGINWVQGDTSESGLPDVRAQAGFISDDGRFFPLQGSGTDNIRHLTVSSNAGEPGTWLFKVGPLDQEINVEEPNMIDQGAAYEPRTCAEGGHFKCHSAASCKDTSSGFCCTCKSGYYGNGFSCVKNDVPLRVVGAVKGKVNHWTVDTQMQSYVVMADGRTYTALSPLDDDIGTTLQLTHALGASIGWLFAKPIGNTMNGYQVTGGKFNQTTNIVFKDSNDNLRMDLRFNGLNLWDQLSVDINIEGHVPFIPLGDKLQIEDYSEMYQRAGKDRFEAYTSHTAHIPSEDRDLEYSVHQVITVEPCKFLDQNDDAIAQISTLKTSKINLGYEQREKAIRMGMLSKISSGEKLNPCDDANCGDNTICVPNTDDSYDCNCKNGFTYVPYTNNDRVNCVDIDECSGINICDENARCINEPGGYKCDCIAGYEGNGYQCDQIGLRSTAASFVVPTPANTYYEVEPQTPETKSDRCEYCSENADCVSGQCVCKSGFSGDGLVCENICEDDQIWNGESCVKHGSTEEYEIAPFCTAQGCTCPTGYTLIEYAFDQICRLIEAQPDDTHLPSCDVGNVCSPLANCEWNENQYRYECVCNPGYDGNGYTCVEKEVSCLDEEDICDQHASCNYIVSLKKSICVCNKGYEGDGRSCQLAPECAVDDDCGMHSTCDDGLCVCQDGFERDVSDFCVRMGSCGGAYCAENAICKWDNVQGIPYCHCPEEFIGDGVTQCKSVPPPCNVRNNCGLHATCGPNFREPSKYECICNPGFFGDGFICTPERNCANIPSLCNPNARCVSTTTGYQCICNEGFIGNGSVCRTAPRLDSGFLLISQGVANVKVPISGTRAVPLTMAQMAIGVDKDCAEGRIFWSDISAKQIFSCKYDGTDRKPFITKDIISPEGVAVDWISRRLYWTDSAKDTIEVASLEDPNLRAIIVSKYLVNPRGIAIDPHQSKLYWSDWNREGPKIEWSNLDGTERQVLVSGPQVELPNNIQVAPGTGELCYADAGTKKVECVDTYTKQIRTVASNLTYPFGLAITDDHFYWTDWTTKKIESINAYGEREKGIPSPVFGSHKMYGMTAVTDKCPLFHSPCVLNNGDCPDKRICLTNPRAPSGRGCKCADNNNCNDVILDY; translated from the exons ATCAACACCAATGGCATCTTGACATTTGGTTCGGAGTTTCAGAATTTCCTCAATTTGCCTTTCCCAATAGAATACCCAGCAATCGCACCATTCTACGCGAATGTAGATACCACGCTGCCGAACGATACGGCCGCCATAGTGTATTTTCAAACACAGGACAGCGAATTGCTTGATCATGCCAGTGATCTGGTGCGTAACAGTTACAGTGAAGCGGTTGATTTCGTAGCTAGTCGCTTGTTTGTGGCAACCTGGGAACACGTAGGACATTTTAACATGAAAAATGATATCACAAACTCATTTCAAGTAGCGTTGATTCTTGGCGAAGAGGAGACCTATGTACAATTTCTGTATCCGGAAAATGGAATCAACTGGGTACAAGGGGACACTTCTGAATCCGGGCTGCCAGATGTTCGCGCGCAAGCAGGGTTCATATCCGACGATGGAAGATTCTTCCCGTTGCAGGGTTCGGGAACGGATAAT ATACGACATCTGACTGTGTCATCGAACGCTGGTGAGCCGGGAACATGGCTGTTCAAAGTAGGTCCGCTAGATCAGGAAATAAATGTTGAGGAACCTAACATGATAGATCAGGGTGCTGCATATGAACCCCGCACTTGTGCGGAAGGCGGTCATTTCAAGTGTCATTCTGCCGCATCGTGCAAAGATACGAGTAGCGGTTTCTGCTGCACCTGTAAATCCGGGTATTACGGAAACGGGTTCAGCTGTGTGAAGAATGATGTTCCGTTGCGAGTTGTCGGTGCAGTGAAAGGTAAAGTGAATCACTGGACCGTTGACACTCAAATGCAGTCGTATGTTGTGATGGCCGACGGTCGAACTTACACAGCCTTAAGCCCACTAGATGACGATATCGGTACTACACTACAATTGACTCATGCTCTTGGTGCTAGTATTGGTTGGTTGTTTGCGAAACCTATCGGAAATACTATGAATGGCTATCAG GTCACTGGCGGAAAGTTCAATCAAACAACGAATATCGTTTTCAAAGATAGTAATGACAATCTACGAATGGATCTTCGGTTCAACGGACTAAACTTGTGGGATCAACTTTCGGTTGACATTAATATAGAAGGTCACGTTCCATTCATTCCTTTGGGAGACAAATTACAAATTGAAGACTATTCTGAGATGTACCAAAGAGCCGGTAAAGATCGCTTCGAAGCTTACACATCTCATACCGCACATATACCTTCGGAGGATCGTGATTTGGAGTATAGTGTTCACCAGGTGATCACTGTCGAACCGTGTAAGTTCCTGGATCAGAATGATGATGCGATCGCCCAAATTTCGACACTAAAAACCAGTAAGATTAACCTCGGTTATGAACAGCGCGAAAAAGCTATTCGTATGGGAATGTTGAGCAAGATCAGTTCTGGCGAAAAACTTAATCCATGTGATGATGCAAACTGCGGAGATAACACAATCTGTGTGCCCAATACCGACGATTCTTATGAT TGTAACTGTAAAAATGGATTCACCTACGTACCATATACCAACAACGATCGTGTGAACTGTGTCGATATTGATGAATGTTCCGGCATCAACATCTGCGATGAAAATGCTCGCTGCATCAATGAACCGGGTGGGTACAAGTGTGACTGTATTGCTGGCTACGAAGGGAATGGCTATCAATGTGATCAAATTGGACTGCGATCCACTGCTGCATCGTTCGTCGTTCCGACCCCTGCAAACACGTACTATGAGGTTGAACCACAGACTCCGGAAACAAAAAGTGATCGTTGTGAG tattgttCAGAAAATGCAGACTGTGTCAGTGGCCAATGTGTATGCAAATCGGGATTTTCCGGTGATGGTCTGGTGTGCGAAAATATTTGCGAGGACGATCAGATATGGAATGGGGAAAGCTGCGTTAAACATGGATCTACCGAGGAAT ACGAGATTGCACCATTCTGCACTGCCCAAGGATGCACATGTCCAACAGGATACACTCTAATTGAATACGCTTTTGATCAAATTTGCCGCTTGATTGAAGCACAACCGGACGATACGCACCTACCTTCGTGTGACGTGGGGAACGTTTGCAGTCCACTGGCAAACTGCGAATGGAACGAAAATCAATATCGGTACGAATGCGTCTGTAATCCGGGATATGACGGTAACGGATACACCTGCGTTGAAAAGGAAGTATCTTGTTTAGACGAGGAAGATATTTGCGACCAGCATGCATCCTGTAATTACATAGTGAGCCTGAAAAAATCCATATGTGTGTGCAACAAAGGTTATGAAGGCGATGGACGTAGTTGTCAGCTAGCTCCGGAATGCGCAGTAGACGATGACTGTGGGATGCATTCAACTTGTGATGATGGACTATGTGTCTGTCAGGATGGATTCGAACGAGACGTCTCGGATTTCTGCGTTCGAATGGGATCATGCGGTGGAGCCTATTGTGCGGAGAATGCCATCTGTAAGTGGGATAACGTTCAGGGTATTCCGTACTGCCATTGCCCAGAAGAATTCATTGGAGACGGTGTTACTCAGTGCAAATCGGTTCCGCCACCATGCAACGTTCGCAACAACTGTGGTTTGCATGCAACATGTGGACCAAATTTCAG AGAACCGTCTAAGTACGAATGTATCTGCAATCCCGGATTCTTCGGGGATGGTTTTATTTGCACCCCGGAACGTAACTGTGCCAACATACCAAGTCTTTGTAACCCTAACGCCAGGTGTGTCTCAACTACTACTGGATATCAATGCATTTGCAATGAAG GCTTCATTGGCAACGGAAGTGTCTGCAGAACTGCTCCTCGCTTGGATTCTGGTTTCTTGCTTATCAGTCAGGGTGTGGCTAATGTTAAAGTTCCTATCAGCGGTACCCGTGCTGTACCATTAACGATGGCTCAAATGGCGATTGGTGTAGACAAAGATTGTGCCGAAGGTCGTATTTTCTGGAGTGATATTTCAGCGAAGCAAATATTCAGCTGTAAATACGACGGTACAGATCGTAAGCCGTTCATTACGAAGGATATTATTTCACCGGAAGGCGTGGCCGTCGATTGGATTTCACGCCGACTGTATTGGACAGATTCGGCGAAGGATACCATTGAAGTTGCAAGTTTAGAGGACCCAAATCTGCGGGCAATTATTGTATCCAAGTACTTGGTGAATCCAAGAGGCATTGCTATCGATCCACACCAAAGTAAGTTGTATTGGTCGGATTGGAATCGTGAAGGACCAAAGATCGAGTGGTCCAATTTGGATGGTACGGAACGTCAAGTATTAGTTAGTGGACCACAAGTAGAACTGCCAAACAACATTCAAGTAGCACCTGGAACTGGTGAGTTATGCTACGCAGACGCGGGTACCAAAAAGGTCGAATGCGTAGACACCTATACCAAACAGATCCGAACGGTAGCGAGCAATTTAACGTATCCCTTCGGGTTAGCCATCACGGATGATCATTTCTATTGGACCGACTGGACAAC gaaaaaaattgaatcaatCAATGCCTACGGTGAACGTGAGAAAGGAATCCCATCGCCAGTGTTTGGTAGTCACAAAATGTACGGAATGACTGCGGTTACCGACAAATGTCCCCTGTTCCATAGCCCATGTGTTCTCAATAATGGCGATTGTCCGGACAAACGGATCTGTTTGACAAATCCTAGGGCACCTTCCGGTAGAGGCTGCAAATGTGCCGACAATAATAATTGCAATGATGTTATACTAGACTATTAG